One segment of Pantoea sp. Lij88 DNA contains the following:
- the cmk gene encoding (d)CMP kinase gives MTVTAPVITIDGPSGAGKGTLCKAMAESLQWHLLDSGAIYRVLALAALHHQVDIESEEALVPIAAHLDVRFVSQNGEMQVILEGEDVTGEIRTQEVSNTASRVAAFPRVREALLRRQRGFREMPGLIADGRDMGTVVFPDAPVKIFLDASPEERAQRRMLQLQDNGFNVNFDRLLAEIKERDDRDRNRAIAPLVAAGDALVLDSTEMSIDQVIEKALHYAREKLGITA, from the coding sequence ATGACAGTAACTGCCCCGGTCATAACTATTGATGGGCCAAGTGGAGCGGGAAAGGGAACCCTGTGCAAAGCGATGGCAGAATCGCTGCAGTGGCATCTGCTGGACTCCGGTGCTATTTATCGCGTGCTGGCGTTAGCCGCGTTACATCATCAGGTGGACATCGAATCTGAAGAGGCACTGGTGCCGATTGCTGCACACCTCGATGTGCGCTTTGTGTCACAAAACGGTGAAATGCAGGTCATTCTTGAAGGTGAAGATGTCACCGGTGAAATCCGCACTCAGGAAGTCAGTAATACCGCTTCTCGTGTTGCCGCCTTTCCCCGGGTACGCGAGGCGCTATTGCGCCGCCAGCGCGGTTTCCGCGAGATGCCGGGCCTGATTGCTGATGGACGTGATATGGGCACCGTAGTTTTTCCGGATGCACCTGTGAAAATTTTCCTTGATGCCAGCCCGGAAGAGCGTGCCCAGCGCCGTATGCTACAGTTGCAGGATAATGGCTTTAATGTTAACTTTGACCGCCTTTTAGCCGAGATAAAAGAACGCGACGACCGCGATCGTAACCGCGCAATCGCGCCTTTAGTAGCCGCTGGCGATGCTTTGGTTCTGGACTCTACTGAGATGTCTATCGATCAAGTCATTGAAAAAGCGCTACACTATGCCCGCGAGAAGCTGGGTATTACGGCTTAA